Proteins from a single region of Lonchura striata isolate bLonStr1 chromosome 34, bLonStr1.mat, whole genome shotgun sequence:
- the CLDN7 gene encoding claudin-7 — protein sequence MAPGGGRWWPLAALALALAGWALLVAAVAAGVWGMGGGQSSAVTAVIVTRGLWADCATDASGVLSCVPLLSLVTLPGYLQGGRALAVLGAALGALGGSLGGCAGARRGPRAAGGALLLLAVLAGLAAVGAALWFGVGSSQEFFDPTTIF from the exons ATGGCGCCGGGCGGCGGGCGCTGGTGGCCGCTGGCGGCGCTGGCGCTGGCGCTGGCCGGGTGGGCGCTGCTGGTGGCCGCGGTGGCCGCGGGGGTCTGGGGCATGGGCGGCGGCCAGAGCAGCGCGGTCACCGCGGTCATCGTCACCCGCGGCCTCTGGGCCGACTGCGCCACCGACGCCAGCGGGGTCCTGTCCTGCGTGCCACTGCTGTCCCTCGTCACCCTGCCCG GGTACCTGCAGGGCGGGCGCGCCCTGGCCGTGCTGGGGGCGGCCCTGGGCGCTCtcggggggtccctggggggctGCGCCGGAGCCCGGAGGGGACCCCGGGCCGCGGGGggggcgctgctgctgctggcag TTTTGGCAGGCCTGGCCGCCGTGGGCGCCGCGCTCTGGTTCGGGGTCGGCTCCTCCCAGGAATTCTTCGACCCCACCACG ATTTTTtag
- the FIS1 gene encoding mitochondrial fission 1 protein — translation MDPEFDEAVAAEDLLALERRYAAELQQGTPSRQRRFEYGWGLVRSRYRQDTARGVALLSELLPETPPQEQRDILFYLALGYYRLKEYERSLELLERLLAAEPQNAQVQRLRGRVRNQLRRDGLVGAAIVGGVVVGVAGLLGVAIARARH, via the exons ATGGACCCCGAGTTCGACGAGGCGGTGGCGGCGGAGGATCTGCTG GCTCTGGAGCGGCGCTACGCGGCCGAGCTGCAGCAGGGGACGCCCTCGAGGCAGCGCCGGTTCGAGTACGGCTGGGGGCTGGTGCGGAGCCGGTACCGGCAGGACACGGCCCGGGGCGTGGCGCTGCTCTCAG agctgctccccgaGACGCCCCCGCAGGAGCAGCGCGACATCCTCTtctacctggccctgggctactACCGGCTCAAG GAGTACGAGCGCTcgctggagctcctggagcgcCTCCTGGCGGCCGAGCCGCAGAACGCGCAGgtgcagcggctgcggggccgcgTCAGGAACCAACTGAGGAgag ACGGGCTGGTGGGCGCGGCCATCGTGGGGGGCGTGGTCGTGGGCGTGGCCGGGCTGCTGGGCGTGGCCATCGCGCGCGCGCGCCACTGA